The Flavipsychrobacter sp. genome contains the following window.
AGCAGTTGATGCACTTTATGCGTTTACAGACTGCGAGGTGTCCATATCTCCAAATGCTTGCGTTATTGTTGAAGACAAACCTCGTTTTATAGGTGCTACGGAGTTATTAAAATCATCGGTAGAACATACCAAATCTCTTCTGCTTAAAGAGTTGGAAATAAAGCTTGGTGAGCTGGAGAACGACTGGCACTACTCTTCTCTCGAAAAAATATTTATAGAAAACAGGATATATAGAGATATAGAGGAAGAGACCACCTGGGAAGGAGTTTTGACAGCTATTGACAATGGCTTAAAGCCATTCAAAAAGAAGTTACGCAGAGCAGTAACTCAAGACGATATCATTCGCCTTACAGAAATAAAGATCAAAAGGATTTCTAAGTTCGACTCCTTTAAAGCAGATGAACATATCAAAGGTGTTGAAGCTAATATTGACGAAGTAAAATATAACATTGAACACCTTACAGATTACGCCATTAACTATTACGAAGGGTTACTAAAGAAATATGGCAAAGGACGTGAACGTAAAACAGAGATCAGACCTTTTGAAACGATACAGGTAACCAATGTTGCTATTGCCAATACCAAACTATATGTCAATAGCAAAGAAGGGTTTATCGGCACCAGCTTAAAGAAAGATGAGTTTGCTTTTGAATGCTCTGACCTCGACAATATCATCGTATTTAGAAAAGATGGTAAAATGCAAGTGACCAAAGTGACGGATAAAACCTTTGTTGGTAAAAATATCATTCACGTTGCTGTATTTAATAAGAACGATGAACGTACTACATATAATATGTTGTATGTAGATGGCAAAACAGGTATTAGTTATGCCAAACGTTTTAACGTAACGAGCATTACCCGAGACAAAGAGTACGATCTTACTAAGGGCAACCCTATGAGTAAGGTGCATCATTTTAGTGCCAATCCTAATGGTGAGGCAGAAGTGATAACCATTACCTTATCTCCAGGCAGTAAGGCTAGGAATAAAGTTTTTGACTACTACTTTGAAGAGTTGGAAATAAAAGGTAGAGGTGCAGGAGGAAACCAAGTAACTAAATATCCGATCAAGAGTACAAGGTTTAAAGAAAAAGGACGCTCTACCCTTGCAGGTCAAAAAATATGGTATAATGATGTAGTGGGAAGATTGAATAAAGAAGAGCGTGGTATGCTATTAGGTTCTTTTGAGGAAAATGATAGAGTGCTGGTTTTCTATAAAGACGGCACCTACGAGTTAACCGATTTTGAACTAACTAACAGATACGAACCAGAAGAGGTAATAAGGATCGAACGTTTTGACCCTAAAAAGGTGGTTAGTGCGGTATATTTTGATAAAAAATCGAAATATTTCTATGCTAAGCGCTTCTTAATAGAAACGCAAACCCTAAAAAATAGATATAGTGTTATAAAAGAAGGGGAAGGAAACTACCTAGAATTTGTCACAACAGAGCAAGAACCTTCTCTATTACTTAAATCGGGCAAGAAAAAATCAGAACTGGAAGAAGAGGTATTTGACCTATATGAGCAAATTGACATAACGGGCTGGAAGACCATTGGTACTAAAATAGCAGACAATACGCTAAAAGAGCTTTCCGTTATAGAAAAGGATGAAGAAGGCAAGGAGAAGCCGCCAACGCTATTTTGATAACGAAAAGTGGCAGAAATGTACTAACTTCACGTGCCTTACTGGTCTGAAAGACGAATACATTAAATGAAAAAGATCGAACTGGAAATTGTAGCGCTATCTCATAGTATAACCCAGACCCATTCATATGCCGTTGTCTTAGGAGAGCTTAATGGTCTCCGTCGTTTACCGATTGTTATTGGAGGTTTTGAAGCGCAAGCCATAGCAGTAGCCTTGGAAAGAATGCAACCAAGTAGGCCATTAACACATGACCTATTCGCTAACTTCATGACTACCTTTAACATAACATTGTCGGAAGTAGTGATTTACAAATTAGAAGAAGGCATATTTTTTGCTAAACTTATTTGTGATAGAGACGGTGAAAGCGTAGAAATAGACTCTAGAACATCAGACGCACTAGCCTTGGCAGTGAGGGCTGATTGTAAAATATTCACTTTTGAGAACATACTTGATGCAGCCGGCTTATACTTAGATCCGTCTGAAGAGAATCAAGATGCAGTTGATAAATCTATAGACAACCCAGTATCTGCAGCTGCCATAGCACCCGCAGAACAAAATAAGGAATTGCAAAGCATGTCTTTAGAAGAACTAAACACTCTTCTGCAACAAGTACTGGAACAAGAAGACTATGTAAGAGCAATAACTATAAGAGATGAAATAAACAGTAGAACTAAGAAATGATTGCCCCCTTACATAAATCAATATTAATTAAACTATTTAGAAACTTTTAAATGAGAAAATCGCTGGTCGTTGCTGCACTAGGCAGCTTGGTGTTGTGGGGGAATACAATACACGCACAAAACAAAAAATGTGGTAATGAGATCATCTTGGAAGAGATAGCCAAAGATCCTATTAAACAAAAAGCTTTTGAGGAATACAGAGCACAGGTAAATGAAGAAGTAAGAGCATATAGTGCTGCTAGAGCAAAAAGTGCTAATAAAACAACAGGTAATGTTTCTATACCCGTTGTATTTCACTTCGTACTATCACAAGCGCAAATAGACCAAATTGGTGGTCAAGCTGGTATATACAAGCGTGTTCAGCAACAAATAACTGTGCTTAACAGTGACTTTAATGCTACTAATATTGATATAAACAATGTGCCTACTGCATTTAAATCACTGATAGGCAATGCCGAGATGAATTTTGGCTTGGCACACAGAATGCCTGACGGCACAGGTACTACTGGTATTGAAATACTGGTTAAACCAGCCAATTTTACAGGATATAGTGCTTCAGACAACAATGTAAAGAATACAAACGGTGGTGGACTAGATGCATGGGATCATAATCAATACCTAAATGTTTGGGTTACCAACCTTACTACTACAGGTCTTTTAGGTTATGCTTATAGCCCACAGTTTACACAACAGTTACAAATACCATTAAGATATCAAGGTGCCGTTATACATTATGGTGCTATCGGAGTACCTGACGGATCTCCTAACCAATACTTTGTAAGCCAAGTGGCAAGAAGAAGTAGAACTCTTGTACATGAGTTAGGGCACTTCTTTAACCTGAACCATATTTGGGGTAACACTGCTGTGGGATCAGGAAACTGTTTAGATGACGACGATGTTGGGGATACACCACGTCAAGAAGATGCCAACCAATCTGTATGCCCTACAGGCGTTAAAGCTAACTGTAGTAATAACCCTCATGTAGGTGGTGAAATGTATATGAACTACATGGACTATACAGGTGATGCATGTACTATCATGTTTACAAAAGGTCAAGTAGAACGTATGCGTGCACAGATAGCTCCCGGAGGTGCTTCTTATGGTCTTACACTAAACGGTGATGTAATGACATGGCCTACTTCTATCTCTAGCATAGAAAGAGACAATACATTCAGCATTGCTCCAAACCCATCAAATGGTGTAGTTAACATCAACTTTATAGAGCAAACTAATAACCTGCAATACATTAACGTTTTAAACATTACAGGTCAGTTGGTAGAAAAAATTGTTGTTACAGAACAAAAAGCTAACTACTCTGTAGATCTAACTAATGCACCTAAAGGTGTATATGTTTTGCAGCTTGGTTTTGATGCAGGTATAATATCGAAAAAAGTAATCGTACAATGATAAATACAGACTTTAATCTGGAAGAGATTCTAAACCAATCAGATTTAGATAGTCAGTTAAAAAATATTGCTAAAAAAGTCATTGAAAGTAAACGCCTAACCGACGAGGAGGGCGTTTTGCTTTTTGAAAAAGGGGAACTACCTTTTGTAGGCGCTTTAGCAAACCATGTCACTCAAAGACTACATGGTAACAAAGTATACTTCAATAGAAACTTCCATATAGAACCTACTAATGTTTGTGTGTTCACGTGCAACTTCTGCTCTTATTCTAGACAGTACAAACATAGAGACGACGGCTGGGAATTGAGCATTGAAGAAATGCTTGACATGGTAAGAAAGTTTGACGACAAACCTGTTACTGAAGTACATATAGTAGGAGGTGTACACCCTAAGATGAACTTAGAGTTCTTCTGTGAGGTGATCAGCAAGATAAA
Protein-coding sequences here:
- a CDS encoding zinc-dependent metalloprotease, translated to MRKSLVVAALGSLVLWGNTIHAQNKKCGNEIILEEIAKDPIKQKAFEEYRAQVNEEVRAYSAARAKSANKTTGNVSIPVVFHFVLSQAQIDQIGGQAGIYKRVQQQITVLNSDFNATNIDINNVPTAFKSLIGNAEMNFGLAHRMPDGTGTTGIEILVKPANFTGYSASDNNVKNTNGGGLDAWDHNQYLNVWVTNLTTTGLLGYAYSPQFTQQLQIPLRYQGAVIHYGAIGVPDGSPNQYFVSQVARRSRTLVHELGHFFNLNHIWGNTAVGSGNCLDDDDVGDTPRQEDANQSVCPTGVKANCSNNPHVGGEMYMNYMDYTGDACTIMFTKGQVERMRAQIAPGGASYGLTLNGDVMTWPTSISSIERDNTFSIAPNPSNGVVNINFIEQTNNLQYINVLNITGQLVEKIVVTEQKANYSVDLTNAPKGVYVLQLGFDAGIISKKVIVQ
- a CDS encoding DUF151 domain-containing protein, whose protein sequence is MKKIELEIVALSHSITQTHSYAVVLGELNGLRRLPIVIGGFEAQAIAVALERMQPSRPLTHDLFANFMTTFNITLSEVVIYKLEEGIFFAKLICDRDGESVEIDSRTSDALALAVRADCKIFTFENILDAAGLYLDPSEENQDAVDKSIDNPVSAAAIAPAEQNKELQSMSLEELNTLLQQVLEQEDYVRAITIRDEINSRTKK
- a CDS encoding DNA gyrase/topoisomerase IV subunit A encodes the protein MTEQSNHAEHNSVLINQMYESWFLDYASYVILERAVPAVSDGVKPVQRRILHAMKEMDDGRFNKIANVIGQTMQYHPHGDASIGDAIVNLGQKDLLIETQGNWGDIRTGDSAAAARYIEGRLSKFALEVAFNPKTTNWQLSYDGRKNEPVSLPMKFPLLLAQGAEGIAVGLSTKILPHNFCELIEASIKNLKGRKFELYPDFATGGMIDVSNYNDGKRGGKVRVRAVIEIVDKKTLAIRSVPYGVTTSQLADSIIKANDNGKIKVKSVTDNTAKDIELIVQLGAGLDTGQAVDALYAFTDCEVSISPNACVIVEDKPRFIGATELLKSSVEHTKSLLLKELEIKLGELENDWHYSSLEKIFIENRIYRDIEEETTWEGVLTAIDNGLKPFKKKLRRAVTQDDIIRLTEIKIKRISKFDSFKADEHIKGVEANIDEVKYNIEHLTDYAINYYEGLLKKYGKGRERKTEIRPFETIQVTNVAIANTKLYVNSKEGFIGTSLKKDEFAFECSDLDNIIVFRKDGKMQVTKVTDKTFVGKNIIHVAVFNKNDERTTYNMLYVDGKTGISYAKRFNVTSITRDKEYDLTKGNPMSKVHHFSANPNGEAEVITITLSPGSKARNKVFDYYFEELEIKGRGAGGNQVTKYPIKSTRFKEKGRSTLAGQKIWYNDVVGRLNKEERGMLLGSFEENDRVLVFYKDGTYELTDFELTNRYEPEEVIRIERFDPKKVVSAVYFDKKSKYFYAKRFLIETQTLKNRYSVIKEGEGNYLEFVTTEQEPSLLLKSGKKKSELEEEVFDLYEQIDITGWKTIGTKIADNTLKELSVIEKDEEGKEKPPTLF